One stretch of Armigeres subalbatus isolate Guangzhou_Male chromosome 2, GZ_Asu_2, whole genome shotgun sequence DNA includes these proteins:
- the LOC134213242 gene encoding COP9 signalosome complex subunit 6: MSQPRANEEKMDIDADEQQPVAGGSSSASATTKVASPVASSAGSSTVAAVTGPAQTKQPPLGDSRNVMASSATVPSVTCSLHPLVIMNISDHWTRIRAQNGFKSQVYGALIGKQKGRNIEVMNSFELKFDLVDDEVHILMDYYNTKEEQYKQVFSDLDFLGWYTTGSVPSEKHINIHKQICQINECPIMVLLDPTSRNMNQLPISLYESVIDIVQGDAVMLFVPLTYTLATEEAERIGVDHVARMSTNDSDENSTVAEHLLAQHSAIKMLHSRIKIVLAYIKAVEGGQLEPNQEILRGAYSLSRRLPVIQNPAFKEEFYTQSNDVGLITYLGALTKVSNDMNQLVNKFNVLYDRQGMGRRMRGLFF, from the exons ATGAGTCAACCGCGTGCAAACGAGGAAAAAATGGATATTGATGCTGATGAGCAACAGCCGGTTGCTGGTGGCAGCTCAAGTGCTAGTGCTACCACCAAAGTTGCTTCTCCTGTCGCTTCTAGCGCCGGTTCGAGTACAGTTGCCGCGGTCACCGGCCCGGCGCAAACGAAACAACCCCCTTTGGGTGACTCACGGAATGTTATGGCCAGTAGCGCTACGGTTCCCTCGGTTACCTGTTCGTTGCACCCGCTGGTGATTATGAACATTTCGGACCACTGGACCCGGATCCGCGCCCAGAATGGATTCAAATCACAGGTATACGGCGCCCTGATCGGGAAGCAGAAGGGACGGAACATTGAGGTCATGAACTCGTTCGAGCTGAAGTTCGACCTGGTCGACGACGAGGTGCACATCCTGATGGACTACTACAACACCAAGGAGGAACAAT aTAAACAAGTTTTCAGCGATCTGGATTTCTTGGGATGGTACACGACCGGATCGGTGCCCTCTGAGAAGCACATCAATATTCACAAGCAAATTTGTCAGATCAACGAATGTCCGATTATGGTACTTTTGGATCCGACCAGTCGGAACATGAATCAATTGCCTATTTCGCTGTACGAATCGGTAATCGATATCGTACAGGGCGATGCTGTGATGCTCTTCGTTCCCTTAACGTACACCCTGGCCACAGAGGAAGCCGAACGCATTGGGGTAGACCACGTAGCCCGTATGTCCACAAACGATTCCGACGAAAACTCGACTGTTGCGGAACACCTGCTGGCGCAGCATAGCGCTATTAAGATGCTCCATTCTCGGATCAAGATTGTACTGGCGTATATTAAGGCCGTTGAAGGCGGGCAGCTGGAACCGAATCAGGAAATTTTACGCGGTGCTTATTCTCTCAGTCGTCGACTGCCGGTGATTCAAAATCCGGCTTTCAAGGAGGAATTTTATACG CAATCGAATGACGTCGGATTGATTACCTATCTCGGAGCTCTGACCAAGGTTTCGAACGATATGAATCAGTTGGTGAATAAGTTTAACGTTCTTTACGACCGCCAAGGAATGGGGAGAAGGATGCGAGGTCTATTCTTTTAA
- the LOC134213243 gene encoding zinc finger protein 330 homolog yields MPKKKTGQRKKAEKQKLRQKEIRNRESQLPEQPCNLPMDCEKCGRKQKSRAFCYFCQSVQRLPICAHCGKQKCMLKTGDCVVKHPGVYTTGLQMVGAICDHCEAWICHGRKCLQAHACTCPLMDAVCIECERGVWDHGGRMYKCCFCDNFLCEDDQFEHQASCQVLESESYKCQSCNRLGQYSCLRCKTCYCEDHIRRKGFKYDKNKPIPCPKCNYDTSQTKDLSMSVRSHKYGRKRQDDMDDDDDDYVYDAEYTAYRAAADRYNETDSDDDDDYEEGSDSDEDDDDESEEEEEEEDDKAGTSSGKGGK; encoded by the exons ATGCCGAAGAAAAAAACTGGTCAGCGTAAGAAGGCCGAAAAGCAGAAACTTCGCCAGAAAGAGATTCGCAATCGCGAATCTCAGCTGCCGGAGCAACCTTGCAATCTGCCAATGGATTGCGAGAAGTGTGGCAG GAAGCAGAAGTCTCGTGCATTTTGCTATTTCTGTCAAAGCGTTCAACGCTTGCCCATATGCGCCCATTGCGGAAAGCAGAAATGCATGCTAAAAACCGGAGACTGTGTCGTGAAGCACCCGGGTGTGTACACCACCGGGCTGCAGATGGTGGGTGCCATCTGCGATCATTGTGAGGCCTGGATCTGCCACGGACGGAAGTGTCTTCAGGCGCATGCCTGCACCTGTCCACTGATGGATGCCGTATGCATCGAATGCGAACGTGGCGTCTGGGACCACGGTGGCCGAATGTATAAGTGTTGCTTCTGCGATAACTTCCTTTGTGAGGACGATCAGTTCGAGCACCAGGCCTCCTGTCAGGTGTTGGAGTCGGAATCGTACAAGTGTCAGTCGTGCAACCGACTGGGACAATACTCGTGCCTGCGTTGTAAGACGTGTTACTGCGAGGATCATATTCGTCGAAAAGGCTTCAAGTACGACAAGAACAAGCCGATTCCGTGTCCAAAGTGCAACTACGATACGAGCCAGACTAAGGATCTGAGCATGTCTG TTCGTAGCCATAAGTATGGCCGTAAACGTCAAGACGACatggatgacgatgatgatgactaCGTGTACGATGCCGAATACACCGCGTACCGAGCAGCTGCTGACCGTTACAATGAAACCGATtccgatgatgatgacgactaCGAGGAGGGCTCTGACTCGGATGAAGATGATGACGATGAGTCTGAAGAAGAGGAGGAAGAGGAAGACGACAAGGCAGGTACGAGCAGCGGAAAAGGAGGCAAGTGA